Sequence from the bacterium genome:
CCAAAACTGAACTGGACGACGGCAGTTTAAAATTGACCTGGGATTACCGGACGGGCAGGGTGGAGCTATTCTCCGGCGAAAACGATTCTGTAATAGTCAATATCACCAGATCGGGCCTGTGGGTTTACTACGAATATCTGGAAAACATATCGGCTTCCAAGCCTGAACCTGAATCTCCGGCCGCCGATCAGAACACTTATCGGATCAGACACGAACTGTCCCTGCCCGGGCAGATCGTCAGCCACAATTCGGATTCCGTCCAGTCCGGCCGCCTGGTCTGGAACCGCCCGCTGGGCCAGGTCACAGCCGCAGGGTTGAAAATTGAAGCCCGCAGCCGGGAGTTGAACCCCTGGTATCTTTTGCTGGCGGCAATACTACTGGGGACCGGGGGCGGATATTTTTACTGGCATAAGGTCAGGCCTGTAAATAATAATATATAATTGGGCTTGATATCCAACCATTTTTATAATAAACTTGATCGTTATGAGAACAATAAAGATCCTACTTCTTTTGATCGGCTTGAATGCTTCGATCCTGTGGGCCATGGGAACAAGGCCCTCGGAGACTGGACAGAGTTTCGGCCTCAGCCAGGGCGCGGTCAGATTTTATTATCAGGTCACCCAGTTCCAGACGCCGGAAGGGACCCGGGCAGAGATCTCATATTCCCTGCCGTACGACCAGGTCCAGTTCGTGGCCCAAGGCGGTCAATTCAAGGCGGCCTACAGTTTTTCGGTGATCGTGATGGATGCCAACGGAGGCCAGGTGGCCGGTGATTCCTGGGAAAGGCAACTGACGGTTGATAAATACCAGGAACTGCAGAAGGGCAACTATCTGGTTTGCGATACTTTCAGCCTGAAGGTCATCCCCGGGAAATATAAATTACTGATCATCTGCACCGACAACAATTCGGAACGCCGGGGTGAAGCTGACATTAAAATTGAAATACGGAACATTCCGCCGGGAAGGCTGGCGATCAGCGGACTGCGGTTCCAAAAAATGCAGGATGAAGTATTGATCCCCTGGCCTAAAAGGCAGTACGGGGACGGCAACGGCGACATCAGCCTGTTCTACCGGATTTATTCAGGCCAGCCGGAGTCGCTCCAGGCCAGCTACAGTCTGACCCGTTTCGGCTCCGCCATGGCCGCCTGGTCTTTAAAGGAAACAATGGGGCCGTCCGGAGACCAGGGAATAACCAAGAGCATAAGGTCCGACAGCCTTTTAACCGGAAGTTATGTCCTGAGACTTGAAGTCCAGCAATCGGGACAATCTGCTGTGTCCGGTGAGTCACTTTTCGTCCGCAATTCAAAATTCATAACTGCCAAAGATTACCGGGAGCAGATAGATCAGCTGGAATATATCTCGACCGGGCGGGAACTGGACTCGCTGCGAAAGGCTTCGCCTGCCTTAAGAGAAACGCTGTTGATGCGTTTTTGGCAATTGCGGGACCCTGATACTAGCACCTCGGTCAATGAATTTCGCGACAGCTACTATGACCGGGTGAATTATGCCAACGAACAGTTTGGTTCTGTCTTCAAGTCCGGCTGGAAAAGCGACATGGGCCTGGTCTATATTCTTTTCGGCCTGGCGGATGAGATCGAACGGCATCCCTTTGAACTGGAATATCCGGCCTATGAGATCTGGTACTACTATTCCGACGGACGCCGGTATGTTTTCATGGACCGCAAAGGCATAGGAGATTACGAATTGATCTATCCAAAAAGAGAGAGGGTAAAATGAACATCCATCTAAAAATACATCGGGTTCCGGCAATGGCGCTGGTCCTGTTTTTGGCGTTGTATTCACTTGCTCAAAGCTGGCCGATTTCCTCCGACGGCACCATCAAGTTTTGGGTGGACGGAGCTGCCTTTGCCGGAGACAGCGGGAAAACCTGGCAGGAGATATATTGGAGCCTGCCGGTCAAGGATTTTGTGGTCAAACAAAACGCAGATCAAAGGACCATTAGTTATAAGACGCTGATTCAGTTCCGTGATTCCAGCGGCAAGTATTTTATAAATGAGGATTGGG
This genomic interval carries:
- a CDS encoding GWxTD domain-containing protein → MRTIKILLLLIGLNASILWAMGTRPSETGQSFGLSQGAVRFYYQVTQFQTPEGTRAEISYSLPYDQVQFVAQGGQFKAAYSFSVIVMDANGGQVAGDSWERQLTVDKYQELQKGNYLVCDTFSLKVIPGKYKLLIICTDNNSERRGEADIKIEIRNIPPGRLAISGLRFQKMQDEVLIPWPKRQYGDGNGDISLFYRIYSGQPESLQASYSLTRFGSAMAAWSLKETMGPSGDQGITKSIRSDSLLTGSYVLRLEVQQSGQSAVSGESLFVRNSKFITAKDYREQIDQLEYISTGRELDSLRKASPALRETLLMRFWQLRDPDTSTSVNEFRDSYYDRVNYANEQFGSVFKSGWKSDMGLVYILFGLADEIERHPFELEYPAYEIWYYYSDGRRYVFMDRKGIGDYELIYPKRERVK